The stretch of DNA GGAGGAGCTCCGCGAGATGATccgcgacgccgacgccgacggcgacggcgccatCGACTTCGCCGAGTTCCTCGGCCTCATGGCGCGcaaggccgccgccggcggcgcgggggccggggacgccgccgccgaccccgacGAGGAGCTGCGCGAGGCCTTCAAGGTCTTCGACAAGGACCAGAACGGCTACATCTCCGCCGCCGAGCTGCGGCACGTGATGATCAACCTCGGCGAGAAGCTGACGGACGAGGAGGTGGAGCAGATGATCCGGGAGGCCGACCTCGACGGCGACGGCCAGGTCAACTACGACGAGTTCGTCAGGATGATGATGCTCTCCGACGGCCACCACCAATGACGAACCAGGCCATGTAGCTAGCAGGCGATCTAGCGATTCGATCTTTtgcatcgatcgatcgatcccaGCCGGCCTCCATTCTCTCCGTAGCTCCGATCCGGTGTTAATTTCTTCCACCGCACGATTTCTCGCTACCTGTAACTGATGAGTAATCAACAATTTATTGATGCGATCAATTCGTCGGAGGATCGATCGCGATTGGTACAAATTGAAGTAGTGTGTCCTGTCCGCGAATTGGTAGCAGAGCAGCAGGCATTTTATTTGGGA from Panicum hallii strain FIL2 chromosome 3, PHallii_v3.1, whole genome shotgun sequence encodes:
- the LOC112887688 gene encoding calmodulin-like protein 5 encodes the protein MDLLSPEQVSEFREAFAFFDKDGDGCITVEELATVMGSLQGQRPGAEELREMIRDADADGDGAIDFAEFLGLMARKAAAGGAGAGDAAADPDEELREAFKVFDKDQNGYISAAELRHVMINLGEKLTDEEVEQMIREADLDGDGQVNYDEFVRMMMLSDGHHQ